TTTCAGGCTCTGTGGGGGATACGAGGGTTTTTCTGGTGGGAGTCTCGGTCCCGGTAACCACCCTTTGCCCCTGCTCCAAGGAAATAAGCTCCAGAGGATCACACAACCAAAGAGGCGTCGTATCAGTGAGAGTCTCGTACAGGCGTTTTTTCTGGATAGAGGATCTCATACAGACCGTTGAGGAATGCGCTTCTTGCGACGTTTACGCCATCCTCAAGAGGCCAGACGAAAAATTCGTCACCGAAAAAGCCTATGACAATCCCACCTTTGTGGAAGATGTGGTCAGGAATGTGGCCACAAAACTGGATTTAGACCCTAATTTCGAGGCCTACAGCGTGGAGGCCGAGAACTTCGAGAGCATACACAACCACAGCGCCTATGCCTACCTGGAAAAACTGCCCAATGGGCTGAAAGAGGCATGGGCTTCCCTGGAAGTATTGCCCCGAAGGATAGAGGCCATCATCTGACTCGTCTTGCTCCCACAAGATGCACAAAACTGCCCCACAGCAATCAAGACTCCAAGTCCTGGGAGCTTATCTGAGACTCTCTCAAAAGGGGCACAGATCCCCGACCTCTTTCAGGGAAATCACTTCCTGCCTGGAGAGCTCCCTAATGGGAACCTCCTTGGCCAGCGCTCTTATGAGCTCTTCCAGTTCCTCCTCCATGTGAGGCGAGAGCAAGATTTCCACCAGGCCCATTTTTCCATCCAGGGTGCGCACTACCCCCAGCCCCTCATAG
This genomic window from bacterium contains:
- the folE2 gene encoding GTP cyclohydrolase FolE2, yielding MIDVQNQRDHRNIDIQKVGIKNIRYPITVLDKANGTQNTVASINMYVNLPRHFKGTHMSRFVEVLNAHRHKINLKHFGVILEDLRKALKAQSAHMQISFPYFLEKRAPVSGAPGLMEYACEFSGSVGDTRVFLVGVSVPVTTLCPCSKEISSRGSHNQRGVVSVRVSYRRFFWIEDLIQTVEECASCDVYAILKRPDEKFVTEKAYDNPTFVEDVVRNVATKLDLDPNFEAYSVEAENFESIHNHSAYAYLEKLPNGLKEAWASLEVLPRRIEAII
- a CDS encoding DUF4911 domain-containing protein, with translation MRDKARYFMLPPEEIAYVGFVIHAYEGLGVVRTLDGKMGLVEILLSPHMEEELEELIRALAKEVPIRELSRQEVISLKEVGDLCPF